A single window of Gossypium hirsutum isolate 1008001.06 chromosome A10, Gossypium_hirsutum_v2.1, whole genome shotgun sequence DNA harbors:
- the LOC121208097 gene encoding probable pectinesterase/pectinesterase inhibitor 58, translated as MAYYSTSIFNLKKKALQEKSMDSTPNVVVAKDGSGKYDCITEALAEVPLNSCDRFVIHIKAGTYKEKIIVTKEMTNVMFLGDGPTETIITNGVNCFKDNVKTFDTATVGVDGAGFMAKGVGFDNSAGPDGHQAVAFRASCDKVVMLNCHFTGYQDTLYAHKGKQFYRDCLISGTVDFIFGNAASVFQNCQIVVRKPGENQHNMVTAHGKKEEETNTAIVLQNCTISGAPDYLPVKDKNKTYLGRPWKQFATTVIMQCQIDDIITPEGYSPMEGTVGLDTGYFAEFQNRGPGANTEGRVTWRAIKKIDMDEAMKWTPRVFLQSDEWLAQTGVPFDPDMTPGV; from the exons ATGGCATATTATTCAACCTCAATATTCAACCTCAAGAAGAAAGCACTTCAGGAAAAATCAATGGATTCGACGCCTAACGTTGTGGTCGCTAAGGATGGTAGTGGGAAATATGATTGCATCACCGAGGCCTTAGCTGAAGTTCCATTGAATAGTTGCGATCGATTTGTTATTCACATTAAGGCTGGTACTTATAAGGAAAAAATCATTGTGACCAAGGAGATGACTAATGTTATGTTTCTCGGTGATGGCCCAACCGAGACCATCATCACCAATGGTGTTAACTGCTTTAAGGATAATGTTAAAACATTCGACACTGCTACTGTCG GTGTGGATGGGGCTGGTTTCATGGCCAAGGGCGTTGGATTCGATAACTCAGCAGGACCCGATGGTCATCAAGCAGTGGCTTTTAGGGCATCCTGTGATAAGGTCGTCATGCTCAATTGTCATTTCACTGGGTACCAAGACACCCTTTACGCTCACAAAGGAAAACAATTTTATAGGGATTGTCTCATCAGTGGGACGGTGGACTTCATCTTCGGGAATGCTGCAAGTGTGTTCCAAAACTGTCAGATCGTCGTGAGAAAGCCAGGGGAGAACCAACACAACATGGTTACTGCACacggaaagaaagaagaagaaactaACACAGCCATTGTGCTTCAAAATTGTACCATCTCGGGCGCCCCTGACTACCTTCCGGTGAAGGACAAGAACAAGACGTACCTTGGTCGTCCCTGGAAACAATTTGCGACAACTGTCATAATGCAATGTCAAATCGATGACATCATTACACCAGAGGGTTACTCCCCCATGGAAGGCACCGTAGGACTGGACACTGGTTACTTTGCCGAGTTCCAAAATAGGGGACCCGGTGCCAACACCGAGGGCAGGGTCACATGGAGAGCTATCAAGAAAATCGATATGGATGAAGCCATGAAATGGACTCCTCGCGTATTTTTGCAATCTGACGAATGGCTGGCACAAACTGGCGTTCCTTTTGATCCCGATATGACCCCTGGAGTTTAA
- the LOC121207700 gene encoding probable pectinesterase/pectinesterase inhibitor 58 — translation MDSTPNVVVAKDGSGKYDCITEALAEVPLNCCDRFVIHIKAGTYKEKIIVTKEMTNVMFLGDGPTETIITNGVNCFKDNVKTFDTATVGVDGAGFMAKGVGFDNSAGPDGHQAVAFRASCDKVVMLNCHFTGYQDTLYAHRDKQFYRDCLISGTVDFIFGNAASVFQNCQIVVRKPGENQHNMITAHGKKEEETNTAIVLQNCTISGAPDYLPVKDKNKTYLGRPWKQFATTIIMQCQIDDIITPEGYSPMEGTVGLDTGYFAEFQNRGPGANTEGRVTWKAIKKIDMDEAMKWTPRVFLQSDEWLAQTGVPFDPDMTPGV, via the exons ATGGATTCGACACCTAACGTTGTGGTTGCTAAGGATGGTAGTGGGAAATATGATTGCATCACAGAGGCCTTAGCTGAAGTCCCGTTGAATTGTTGCGATCGATTTGTTATTCACATTAAGGCTGGTACTTATAAGGAAAAAATCATTGTGACCAAGGAGATGACTAATGTTATGTTCCTCGGTGATGGCCCAACCGAGACCATCATCACCAATGGCGTTAACTGCTTTAAGGATAATGTTAAAACATTCGACACTGCTACTGTTG GTGTGGATGGGGCTGGTTTCATGGCCAAGGGTGTTGGATTCGATAACTCAGCAGGACCTGATGGTCATCAAGCAGTGGCTTTTAGGGCATCCTGTGATAAGGTTGTCATGCTCAATTGTCATTTTACTGGGTACCAAGACACCCTTTACGCTCATAGAGACAAACAGTTTTATAGGGATTGTCTCATTAGCGGGACAGTAGACTTCATCTTCGGGAATGCGGCGAGTGTTTTCCAAAACTGTCAGATTGTCGTGAGGAAGCCAGGTGAAAACCAGCACAACATGATTACAGCACacggaaagaaagaagaagaaactaACACAGCCATTGTGCTTCAAAATTGTACCATCTCGGGCGCCCCTGACTACCTCCCGGTGAAGGACAAGAATAAGACGTACCTTGGTCGTCCCTGGAAACAATTTGCGACAACTATCATAATGCAATGTCAAATCGATGACATCATTACACCAGAGGGTTACTCCCCCATGGAAGGCACTGTAGGACTGGACACTGGTTACTTTGCCGAGTTCCAAAATAGGGGACCCGGTGCCAACACCGAGGGCAGGGTCACATGGAAAGCTATCAAGAAAATCGATATGGATGAAGCCATGAAATGGACTCCTCGCGTATTTTTGCAATCCGACGAATGGCTGGCACAAACTGGTGTTCCCTTTGATCCCGATATGACCCCTGGAGTTTAA